A segment of the Chryseobacterium scophthalmum genome:
AAAAAAAATAAAACAAGTTTACGATCCACAAGGACTGATTAAAAATTCCCCTCCTCTGGAGGGGTGGATTCGACCAAAGGAAGAAGACGGGGTGGTTAAGAATCAATTTAATTTAGTCCAAGAAGAAAGAAAAGGAACTTTTTTCGTGCAAGTCCAAGAAAATGGAACGACTTGGTGGCAACCTGTTAATGTAGATATTCGTTTTCCTTTGGAAACAAAATGGGAAAATAAAAAACTGCAGATTCAGTCAAAATCAGCAAATACGATTAATGGAAAACTGAATATTAATGGTTTAAATAAAACATTTAGCATTCAAAAAAATCAAAATACATCGATTGAAATTCCTGCAAATTATTTAAGCAAAGGAACAAATTCCATCGAGCTTGAATACAACGGAATCAAACAAAATATTGAAATCACAGATTGGGAAATTGAAAATCAAGGTCAGTTTAACAATATTTCATTAGCATCAAAATATAATGAAAAAGTAACCGAAATTTTCAACCAAAAATATCTTTCACCAAGATTGAAAGTCCCTACTCTACAACTTCCGTTGCAGGGAATCGGGAATTGGTGTTATCCGTTGATTACCGCTCAGATTGATGACAGCGGTTTGATGAACAAAAGAAAAAACAGTAAAGTTGACTTTCTTGGAATTCCTTTTTTAATTGATAAATCGGATAAAAATATTGCGTTCGCAAGTCAGTGGGATAATTATCCGAATTCGATTGAAATTCCTTTGAATGGAAAAGGGAAGAAAATCTATTTTCTGATGGCAGGTTCTACGAATCCGATGCAGTCACAGATTGTGAACGGAACAATTACCGTTCAATATGTTGACGGTTCAACTTCAGAATTGGAATTGAAAAATCCTACGAATTGGTGGCCGATTGAGCAGGATTTGTTTGATGATAATTTTGCATTTGAAATTGCGGATGATAAAATTCCGTATCGTGTCAAACTGAAAACGGGTGAGCTGTACAAAGGCGGAACTTTAAGTAAATATTCAAGCATTAAAGGATTTACAGACCGTCAGATTGATGGTGGAGCTGCCACGATTTTAGATTTGCCGATTGACCCAGATAAAGAATTAAAATCGATAAAATTAACCGCAGTGAGCAATGATGTAGTGATTGGAATGATGAGTGCGACTGTTTTGAGATAAGTTTAATGCCACGAATATTTTAATAAAAATGTATTATTAATTCGTGTATTCGTGGCTAAAAAAATAAAATTTGAATTAAATAAATCTATATAATGAATAAAAAAGTTGCAATATATTTAAGTCTTTTCTGCATCGGGTTTTCATCCTTGAATGCTCAGAAAATCGACCGTAAAAAAGTTGTTCAGCGACATAATGTTATCAATACAAAAGTAGATACTTTATCAACTTTAACCGTTGGAAACGGAAAATTTGCGTACACGGTTGATATTACGGGAATGCAATCTTTCCCTGAATATTACAAAAACGGAGTTTCTTTGGGAACTCAGTCAGAATGGGGCTGGAACAGTTTTCCGAATACTGAAAATTTCAAATTCGAGGAGACTTTAAAGCCATACGATTTCAATAATGACGGTCGAAAAGCGTTGTACAGTGTTCAAATCAAAGAGCCTGAACGTAACAAAAAAGCGGTTGAATATTTCAGAGTCAATCAACATCGCTTACAATTAGGAAATCTTGGGATTGAACTGATTAAAAAGAATGGTCAGAAAGCACAAGTTTCAGATATTAAAAATATTAATCAAAAAATTGATTTGTGGACTGGAATTATCACTAGTGAATTTACTTTAGAAGGAATTCCTGTAAAAGTTTGGACTGCTTCTTTCCAAAATTCAGATAAAATTGGGGTTAAAATTGAGTCTGATTTAATTACTCAAAAGAGATTAAAAGTTTTTGCAAAATATCCTTATCCAAGCGGACAGTTTTTGGATGAAGCAGCTTTTTATGGAAACGCAGATAAGCATTCAACAAAAATTGTTTCAATGAATTCAAATCAAGGCTTGATTGAACACAAATTACAAACTGCCGATTATTTCACGCAACTATATTTTACGGATGGAAAATTAAGCGAAGCTGGCAAACATTATTTTGTTTACGAGCCTTCATCTAAAAACAAAACGGTTGAATTGACTGTTGAATTTTCAGATAAAAATAAAAAGACTTCAAAAAGTTTATTTAGTGATGCTAAAAAAGAAAGCATTTCAGGTTGGAAAAACTTTTGGGAAAGCGGTGCTGCCGTTGATTTTGAAGGAAGTACAGACCCTAGAGCAAACGAACTGGAACGCAGAGTTGTGTTATCTGAATATTTAACCAAAGTACAATGCGGAGGAAGCAATCCGCCACAAGAAACAGGTTTAACCTTCAACAGCTGGTACGGAAAACCACACACAGAAATGCATTGGTGGCACGGCGTTCACTATGCTTTATGGGGAAGACCGGAAATTCTGGAAAAACAGCTGGATTATTATTTTAGAACATTTGAAAAAGCAAAAAAATTAGCCGAAAGACAAGGCTACAAAGGTGTTCGTTGGATTAAAATGTCAGATAACGAAGGTAATGAAAGTCCGTCTTCTGTTGCTGCATTTTTGATTTGGGAACAGCCACACATTATTTATATGACCGAACTTTTGTACCGTCATAATCACGACAAAAAAGTGTTGGAAAAGTATAAAAAACTGGTATTCGAAACAGCAGAATTTATGGCCGATTATGCGACTTTTGACAAAGAAAAAAACCGTTATAATTTGGGTAAAGGCGTGATTCCGGCACAGGAAGTTTTTCCTGCAAAAGATACTTACAATCCAACTTATGAAGTGGCGTATTGGGATTGGGCTTTAAAAGTTGCTCAACAGTGGAAAGAAAGATTAGGCGAATCAAGAGATAAAAAATGGGATGATGTGATCAATAAATTGGCACCACTTCCTGTTCAGGATGGCGTTTATCTATCTACTGAATCTGCAAAAGATTCTTTCACTTTTCCGAAATGGATGACCGATCACCCTGCAGTTTTGGGTGCCTTAGGAATGGTTCCCGAATCTCCGAAGTTGGATAAAAAAATAATGAAAAATACGTTGGATATCGTTTGGGAAAGATGGAACTGGGGACATACTTGGGGTTGGGATTTCCCGATGACCGCGATGAATGCAGCAAGACTTGGTCTTCCAAACAAAGCCTTAGACGCTTTATTTATGGATATTCAAACCAATACGTATTTGAAAAATGGTCATAATTTTCAGGATGGAAGGTTGAGAATTTATCTTCCCGGAAATGGTGGCGTTTTAACAACTGTTGCAATGATGTTGGAAGGTTGGGATAATTCTACCGGTGAATTTCCTGGTTTCCCGAAAGATGGAACCTGGAAAATAAAAGCGGAAGGATTTAAAAAGATGCCTTAAAAATTTCACATTCATATTAATTAGAGTCTGTTCTGAAAAGGGCAGGCTTTTTTTGTGTCGGAGCGTTTGAGCGTTTTTGGGTTTGAGAGATTCGATTTTTTTGAAGATTTTTTTGATAGCAGTCCTACGAACTGTCCTATTTATTCTGAAAATCTTTTCTACACAGATACTGCTCCTCCGGAGCAGATTTCTTTTCCTTACTTACATTAAATATTTAATGAAATTTTATCGCTGACCAACTAAAATGGTAATTTCACATCAATTGAAAACAGTATAAATTAAAGAAACAAATATTTATAATTCAATGAATTAAAGCTGTAATCTATATTAAATTCATTAATAAAACGGTTAATTTAAATTTTTGTAAATTGTCTTCCATATTTGATCAACACTTTGACTGAATATTTTTTAACTGAAGTACCATCTCCTACCTGAAAATCATGTCTGAAACACTAGAAATTAACATTAATGAAAACTCAAGAGTTCCGAAATACAAGCAGATTGTAGACTCTATTCTGAACGGAATTGATGGCGGACAAATCAAAATTGGAGAAAAAATACCTTCTATCAATGAGCTTAGCGAATCTTGTTTTCTGTCGAGAGATACGGTAGAAAAAGCCTACAAAGAGCTTCGTAAAAGGCAAATTATTGAGTCTGTAAAAGGTAAAGGATATTACATTTCGCGTATCAATAAAAATGATATTATTAATATTTTCTTTCTGATCAACAAACCGAGTACTTATAAAATGATGATCTATAATTATTTCGTCAATGCAATCGGTACCAAAGGCAATGTTGAGATGTATATTTATCATTGTGATGAAACACTTTTCATCAATGCTTTACAAAAAAATCTCGGCGGTTTTGATTACTATGTTATTATGCCTCATTTTCGTGATGAGCAGTCGAAACACACCAGTTCTACGCAAGGCGCAATCGAAATGATTGAAAAAATCCCGAAGAATAAATTGTTGATGCTTGATAATACGAAACCTAATATTTCAGGAGAATACGGTTCTATTTTTCAGGATTTCGAGCATGATATTTACAACGCATTAAAGGAAGGCTTAGAGAAAATAAAAAAATACGAGAAAATTATTTTGGTTTATCCGAATAAATCGATTCACCCTTATCCTTTCCGTATCGTGCGTGGTTTTGAAAAATTTTGTGAGGATTTTAAACTGGATTACGAAATTTTAGATGAAATTTATCCCGACATGGAACTTCAGGATAAAGATATATTTATAACCATCAGAGAGCGTGATCTGGTGAATTTGGTGAAACAAATCAGACAAAAAAATCTTGAATTAGGAAAAGACATCGGAATTATTTCCTACAATGAAACTCCCTTGAAAGAATTGCTTGGAATCACCGTAATCACAACAGACTTTAAAGCAATGGCAGAATCTGCAGCCTATATGGTTCTAAAAAATAAAAAAGAACAGGTGAATAATGTCTTTAAATATATTGAAAGGGATTCTTTGTAATGGTTGATAGTTGATAGAAATCACACTTTAATTAACTAAAATACAAATAGTTATTAAATAAAATAATTTTAAATTTTTCAAACAATATTTTATAATAATGATTAACAAATTAATTTTTGCCATGGGTTTTCTGATGGCAATTGCTGTTTTCGGGCAGAAAAAAGATGATACTCAAGCCGTAACAGATGCAGCAGAAAAACTGAGATTGGCGATGGTAAGTGGTGAAAAGTCAGTGTTAGAATCATTGATTGTACAGGAATTGACTTACGGGCATTCAGGAGGGCATATTGATGATGCGAAAGAATTTGTAGAAAAATTAGTCAGCAAAAAATCAGATTTTTTAACCATTGATATTACTAATCAAAACGTCAGTATCGTTGGAAATACAGCAATTGTTCGTCACCATTTTTATGCTACGACTGCTGATCTCGGAAAAGCTCCGGGAGATGTGACTTTGGATATTTTACTGGTTTGGACGAAAATTAAAAAAGACTGGAAATTGCTGGCGAGACAGGCTGTGAAATCGGATAAAAAGAAATAAATAATTTAAAACGGATAAAAATCTTATAAAGGAGATAAAGCAGAAGTAGAAACTTATATTTCAGTTCTTAATAAAAAACACTAGGAAAAATTGACATTAGAAGACCTACAAAAAGTAACATTAGAAAGTCAAGGCTTACTACACACATCGCCATTCGGAAAAGGAAAGAAGGCGGTGCTAAATGCGTTAGAACATTTAGGCTACTTGCAAATAGACACTTTATCTATCGTTGAACGTGCGCATCATCATACACTTTGGACAAGAATTCCAGATTATAAAACGGAACATTTAGATGAACTTATAAAAGAGCGCAAAGTTTTTGAATATTGGTTTCACGCTGCTTCATACCTTCCGATGCGAGATTTTCGTTTCTCTTTGCCACAAATGTTGGATGTAAAACAAAATGAGAAACATTATTACAATGCAGAACCTAAAGTGATGCAATATGTAATGGATACCATTCGTGCAGAAGGGCCGAAAAAAGCAAGAGATTTTGAAAATGAATCTAAGAAACCGGGCAGTTGGTGGAATTGGAAACCTACAAAAATTGCTTTGGAAAGACTTTTTTTACAAGGAGATCTAATGGTCTCGGAGCGTAAAGGAATGCAAAAAACATATGACATTCCCGAAAGAGTTTTGCCTAAAGATATTGATTTGACTGTGCCAAGTCCTTTTGAATTTGCTGATTATTTAGTAAAAACCTATCTGCGAGCTTACGGATTTACAACCGTCAAACAAATTACACATCTTAAAACGGGAGAAACAATAAGAAAAAATGTAAATGAAGTTTTGCATTCAATGCTTGAGCAAGGAATCATACAAAAAGTAGAAATTCAAGATTGTCCCACTATTTTTATCCAAAAAGACTTAATCGAAAAGGAGATCAAAAAAAGTGATATAAATAGTAGAATTTTATCCCCGTTTGATAATTCGATCATTCATCGTGAACGCATTAAGCATTTTTTCAACTTCGATTATCGGATAGAATGCTATACTCCTAAAGAGAAAAGGCAATACGGTTATTTCTGTTTACCCATCTTATTTGGCAACCAGTTGATAGGCAGAGTAGATTGCAAAGCTCATAGAAAAGAAAAACAATTGGAAATTATTCATCTTTACATAGAAAATCAAAATCTCGATATTGAATCGTGGGCAAAAGGTTTTATGGAATCTATAAAACATTTTGCAACTTTTAACGGTTGTGAATCTATTCAGCTAAACCAAGTAAGCCCATCCAACTTGATAAACAGACTAAAACAAGAAATGTAAATATCACAAAACTGATAAGATTTTATTTTTGAATATTTCAGTAAGTTTCAGGCAATTTTGACTAAAAACTTAATAAAAAAAATAGATTAAAGCCCGTTCCTATTGATAAATTTATTCTGTTTCGTTTTTTACTGGATTGTAAAACTTCCAGCATCCCACCTCCAGCTTCCAGTTTAAAAACTACTTTACTCTAAATTTCTGCAAATCTTCTGGCTTATCACAGCACACCTGCTCCATTACTTGTCTGAATTGCATTTTAAGCATTTCAATAATATGGTCGCCACCTTTTTCGCCTAAAGCGCCTACAGCATACATAAAAGTACGTCCCATAAAGGTAAATTCTGCGCCACAGCTTAAAGCTCGGGCAACATCAGGACCGGTTCTCACTCCGCTGTCCATCATGATCTTGATCTGACCTTTATATTTTTCGCTGATCTCTTTCACAACGGCGATCGTAGATTCTCCTGCATCCAACTGTCTTCCGCCATGATTGGAGATGATCATTCCGTCGAAACCTAACCGAACTGCTTCTGCAGCATCTTCATCAGAAGCGACACCTTTAATGACTAGTTTCCCTTTCCATTTATCACGGATGGCTTTAATTCTGTCTGAATTTAATCTTCCTGAAAAAGTGGAATTCATGAACTGTCCTAATTGTTTTACGTTCATGTTTTTATCCATGTATTTTTCCATCGTTTTAAAACTGGGAACACCATGTTTCAAAATTTCCAGACACCATTCAGGTCTTCCTAAAGCCTGGGAAATATTTCTGAAATTCAGTTGCGGCGGCATTGCCAAACCGTTTCTAATTTCCTTTGCTCTGTATCCAAAAGTAGGAACATCTGATAAAACACACAGCACATCATAACCTGAAGCTTCACAACGGTCTAGAATATCATCACGTAACCATTCTTCTCTGGGATGATACAATTGGTACCAAGCTTTTCCCTCTGTTAATTCAGCAATTCTTTCGATGCTACTTGTTGTTACCGTACTTAAAATAAAAGGAATATTATGTTTAAAAGCGGCTTTCGCTAAAATTTCTGGAGCATTCGGCCACATCAATCCTTGCAAACCAACAGGAGAAATTCCGAAAGGTGCAGAATAAGTCTTTCCGAACAATTCAGTTTCCATATTGGCTTCCGAATAATTATTGTTCAGGTATTGCGGACGAAGCAAAACTTCCCTTAGCTCGCTTGTATTTCTGTCTCGGTTGATGTTTTCGTTGCATCCACCATCCAAATATTCGAAAGCGAAACGGGGCATTCTTTTTTTTGCTTTTTCAATCAATAATTCGAGAGAAGCGTAATTGGTATCAAATGGAAATGACATAGCTAGTTATTGGTTGTTGGTTGATAGTTATTGGTTTTTAAGATTTTGTCATCAACTGACAACTATTAACCAACAACAAAATTTAATAATTTAAAATTAACGGTTGAAGCACTTTCATTTGATAATGCTGTTGTAGAAAAGTTTCGTCTATTTTTTTATTGGAAATTACCATTGAAGCTCCCAATGCAGAACCCAGCGGAGAATGAGTAGACATTACATTATAATGCTGAAAATGATGTGACATCAGTTTCATAAAGACGTCATTGTCTGTAAATCCCCCATCAATGTAAATATTTTTTATATCTGAATTTCCGATTGCATTTTTAATCGTATGAATCTGTAAATCCATCAGTTCAATCATTAATTGATGATAAGCTTCCTCGAAAGTTTCGAATGAATTAAGATCTGTTGCAGTAATCATTTTTCTTTTTAAAATAATACCTTCAAAACGGAAATAGACCGCTTTATGTTTCATCAAACGAAGGTATAAATCCTGGTCAAATCTTACTTCTCTGTGAAAACCATATTCTTTTCCGTAATAATCGCAGAGTTTTTCGACCTGAATTTTATATTCATTCCCCATGAAAAAACGTGATGCTTTCACACGTTTCCCATCGATTCGCATATAGTTCAGGCAATTGTTTTCAATATCTTCATCCGTTAAACTTTCATCGTTAAAAGGATTCAGAGAAATACTCCATGTTCCTGTTGAAAGCAGTAAAAACGGTTCTTTTTTGCTTAAAATATAAGGTAATAACGCTGAAGAACTGTCGTGAATACCGACACCGATCTTAATTTTTTTATTTCTGTAAGACGTATTGATACTCGCAGAAGTTGGGACGATTGGAGGCAATAAAGCATCAATTTCTTCTTCGTAAACCCAATCGTGATAATCTGCTTTGTCGTAATCCCAAAGATTGGTATGACAGCCGATCGACGTAAATTCTGAAACACAAATCCCGGTAAATAAATACGATAAATATTGTGGTAAATGTAAGCTGTAACGAATTTTTTTGAAAACTTCCGGATGTTTATATTTTAACCAAAACAACTGCAAACCAGAGTTCAACATTCCTGCTTGTGGAGACGCTGTTTCACGGGCAATTTTTAATTTTCCGCCGTGTTTTTCGTAGAATAGATCAAGAATATCCTGATCCATCGGTTTGGTGTAATTGTACAAAGGCGTAAGAACATTTCCTTTCTGATCGAGGTGTACAAAACTCGCTCCGTAAGTAGAAAAATTAATGGCTTTTACTTCAAAATTTTCATCATCAAGAATGGCATTAAAGTTTTCTTTTATCCAGTTTTGCAATGCCGGAAGATCTTCTGTGGGATAACCGTCTTCGTCTGTCGTAAGCGGTAATTCTGTATATTCCCGAACGACTTCTTTATAATTTTTATCAAATAAAAAGAATTTTTTATTGGTCTTTCCAATATCAAATACGATGGTTACCTTTTTCTTGGACATTCTCAGATGAATTATTTATTTAAACACAAGTAGCGCAAATATTTTCACTAATAGCACTAATTTGTTTACGTTGTAGTTTACAAAATTAAATCATTAAGGAGTGTTTAGACAGCAAGAAAATACTTACCAGTCTAAACACTTTTCCCTTAACGAAACTATATAAGGATACATATAATTAAACTCTCAATTGCACTTGAAAGTTGAAATTATCAAATTTAAAACAGGTTTTATAATCCTGTTGCTTTTACATTTAAACCTCTTTCGGAAATCAATTGCTCTCTTACTTTAAGGTTTCTGTATGTTGCGATTGGGTCTAAAGCCGCCCCTGTCTGTAATCTCGCCGCTCTTAATAACGGACGAACATCAGTTCTGTATGCGTTCTGCAAAATATCCTGAGCCAAAACCACATCGTTATTTTGCTGTGCTTCTTTCAATGCTTTCTGATTTACTAAAAGTGCCTGTGCATAAGCGATTAAGATTGCTTCCAAAGATTGTAATAAATCTTCTAAAGGATCTTTGATGTTATGACTTGCATCGATCATCCAAGCCGGGTAAGGATTGTTTGGATTGTTTTCCATTCCGTACACCAATTCGTTGAAAATCAAAAATAAAGCATAAGGTTTAATCGACCCAACCGTTAAATCATCATCACCATATTTGCTGTCGTTGAAATGGAAACCTCCTAATTTTCCTTTGTACATTAGGGTTGCAACGATTTGTTCGATGTTTGAGTTTGGTAAATGATGACCAAGATCTACCAAAGTATAGGCTCTGTCTCCACAAGCATTTGCCAGCATAAAAGAAGTTCCCCAATCCTGGATGGTTGTTGAATAGAAATTCGGTTCGTATGGTTTGTATTCGATGAACAATTTCCAGTCTTCCGGTAGATCTGAATAGATTTCTTTTAAACTTTGTTCAGTTTTAGCCAAAGCAGTCTGGAAATTCAACTGTCCCGGGAAACTTGATCCATCTGCCAACCAAACGGTTAAACTTTTTGAATCTAATTCTTTTCCAATTCTGATTACTTCTTTGTTGTGTTCAACTGCGTAAGCTCTTGCGTCTTCATTCGCAGCATTTAAAGAACCAAATTTATACGATTGTTTTGCATTCGGTTGGTCTTGAAATGTGTTTGAATTCATTGCATCGAAAACCAATCCGTGAGATGTTGCTTTTTCTTTAATTGCTTTCACATCAGTGGGAATATCCCAAGGAATATGAAGAGAAATAGCACCTGCAGAATGCGTTAAAGCGTGAATTAAACCTACATCATCTAACTTTTGTTCTAAAGAAGATGGTTCGCCACCGTAAGAAAATCTTCCGAAACGGGTTCCTCCAGCGCCTAAAGCCCAACTCGGAATCGCTACCTGGAAGTCAGCAATTTTGTTGACGATTTCAGCAACATTTGAGCCTGCTTTTGTTAATTTATTTTGAAGAAAATCAAAGTCTGAATTAAAGTTTTCGACTTCGTTTTTATTGTATTGTTCAATGATATCTTTTCCTATGATCATGATTTATTTTTTGAATTTTCAAATTGAATCAGTTTATTTAAAATATTGAACTTAAACCATTAAGATTATTTAAGTTGTTAAGTTTTTTTAAGAAAAATCAAATAGATTTTTTAAGCACACCTTTTACAGCGAAGCTAAACTTAATAATTCTAAATTTCTTAATAAGAACTTAATGGTTCAAATATTTTAATTCATATTAAATATTTATTCCTTCATAGGGCTTCACCCTATGCTATTTTATGTCGCCACTTTGTGGCTCTTTTTGAATCTATCTCTTCCTAATTATTTTTTTTAATTTGAACAGATGAATCCCGTTCCTAGATTTCTCGCAGCCCGACCTGAGTGGAGCTCTTTTTGCGAGGAGAGATCCTTCGACAAGCGCAGGACAGGCTAGCAAAAAAGCGGGAACGGAGGGCGGATTAAGCTGCCCAAATAAATTGAAGTTAAAAACGAACAACTGACAACTAAAAACCGACAACCAAAAATATTATCTCGGGAAAGCATTTGCCATTCCGCCATCTACATTGATGATGTTTCCTGTCGTTTTATCCAAAATCGCTACGCAAGCGAAAACTCCGTTGGCAATGTCTTCAGGAAGAATAATTTCGTTTAACAAATTTCTTTTTGCGTAAAATGCAGGCAATTCTTCTACAGAAATTCCGTTTGCTTTTGCACGACCTTCTGCCCAAGAACCTTCCCAAATTTTACTTCCAACGATAACTCCGTCCGGATTTACAACATTTACTCTGATTTTATCAGTTGCTAATTCTGCTGCCAATAATCTCGTCATGTGCTGTTGTGCTGCTTTTGCAGTTCCATACGCTACGTTATTTGGACCTGCAACTAAACCGTTTTTGCTTGCAATATTGACGATGTCGCCACCTAAATTTTGCTTTTTCAAAATTTCAGCACCGCTTTTAGCCATCATAAACTGACCTTTTACCAAAACATTTTCCAATAAATCCCAGTCTTTTGTAGTCGTGTCTTCTAAAGATTTAGAAATCGCCAAACCTGCAGAATGAACAATGATATCTACTCCACCGAATGCTAAAACGGCTTCTTTGAAAGCATTTGCAATTGCTTCTTCGCTTGTCACATCACAAGGAACGGCAACAGCTTGGTCTTTGCTGTATTTTGATGTTACAGAATCTACCGCTTCCTGATTAAGGTCTGTGAAAACAACAACCGCGCCTTCAGCAACCATTTTGTCAGCGATTGCCTGTCCGATTCCGCCTCCTGCTCCGGTTACGATTGCCACTTTTCTTGAAAGAGGTTTTTCTTTTGGCATTCTTTGCAATTTAGCTTCTTCCAGCAACCAATATTCGATGTCGAAAGCTTCCTGTCTTGGTAAAGAAGTATATTCTGAAATGGCTTCTGCACCACGCATTACGTTAATTGCATTAACATAAAATTCGTTGGCAACACGCGTTGTCTGCTTATCTTTTGAGAAACTGAACATTCCCACTCCCGGATAAATGATGATCACCGGATTCGGATCACGCACTGCAGGGCTGTTTGGATGCTTACACGTTTCGTAATATTCTTTGTATTCTTGTCTGTATTGCTCGAAAAGTGGATTTAATTTTTCTAAAATCGCTTTAGAATCTGTTAAATCTTCATTTTTTTCTAAAGTCAACACCAAAGGTTGAATCTTTGTTCTTAAAAAATGATCCGGGCAAGAAGTTCCAAGCGGAGCCAATCTTTCCAAATCATTGCTGTTGATGTATTCTAATACCACATCGCTGTCTGTGAAATGACCTACCATTCTGTTTTCAGAAGAAGCCAAACCTCTCAACAAAGGCATCAATTGAGCAGCTTTGTTTTTACGTTCGTCAGCTGGAAGCGACTCTACTTTTTGTCCGCCGAAAACCTGTCCGTTTTCTTCTATTTTTTTAGCAATATATTCAGAGGCAGTTTCAATTACTTCCAAACTATTCATATAACATTCGTAAGAAGTATCGCCCCAAGTGAACAATCCGTGGCTTCCTAAAACGATTCCTCTGATTCCAGGATTATCAGCAAGGCATTTTTCTAATTGCAATCCTAAATCGAAACCAGGTCTTTGCCAAGGAACCCATCCCATTGTGTCGCCCCAAATTTCTTTGGTAATTTTTTCGCTGTCTTTTGCTGCTGCAACTGCAATTAATGCATCCGGGTGAAGGTGATCGATATGTTTAAATGGAAGTAAACCGTGAAGTGGCGTATCAATAGAAGGTGCTTTGCTATCTAAATCGAAAATACAGTGATCGAATAAACCAACCATTCTGTCTTCGTCTGCCAAACCTCCGTAAACGTTTTTAAGGTTTCTCAGCCTTTCTGTATATAATCCGGCAATTCCTTTTCTTGTCAATGTTCCGATGTCTCCACCTGA
Coding sequences within it:
- a CDS encoding bifunctional aldolase/short-chain dehydrogenase; protein product: MENVKTFKYVDYLWDESKAASLGDDQVALFLYRSNILGADLRITNYGGGNTSCKTIEKDPLTNEEVEVMWVKGSGGDIGTLTRKGIAGLYTERLRNLKNVYGGLADEDRMVGLFDHCIFDLDSKAPSIDTPLHGLLPFKHIDHLHPDALIAVAAAKDSEKITKEIWGDTMGWVPWQRPGFDLGLQLEKCLADNPGIRGIVLGSHGLFTWGDTSYECYMNSLEVIETASEYIAKKIEENGQVFGGQKVESLPADERKNKAAQLMPLLRGLASSENRMVGHFTDSDVVLEYINSNDLERLAPLGTSCPDHFLRTKIQPLVLTLEKNEDLTDSKAILEKLNPLFEQYRQEYKEYYETCKHPNSPAVRDPNPVIIIYPGVGMFSFSKDKQTTRVANEFYVNAINVMRGAEAISEYTSLPRQEAFDIEYWLLEEAKLQRMPKEKPLSRKVAIVTGAGGGIGQAIADKMVAEGAVVVFTDLNQEAVDSVTSKYSKDQAVAVPCDVTSEEAIANAFKEAVLAFGGVDIIVHSAGLAISKSLEDTTTKDWDLLENVLVKGQFMMAKSGAEILKKQNLGGDIVNIASKNGLVAGPNNVAYGTAKAAQQHMTRLLAAELATDKIRVNVVNPDGVIVGSKIWEGSWAEGRAKANGISVEELPAFYAKRNLLNEIILPEDIANGVFACVAILDKTTGNIINVDGGMANAFPR